A single Pseudodesulfovibrio aespoeensis Aspo-2 DNA region contains:
- a CDS encoding flagellin N-terminal helical domain-containing protein, which translates to MSLIINNNLMAMNAARNLGTSYGALELSTRRLSSGLRITQAADDAAGLAVRELMRADISSLQQGIRNANDAISLIQTADGALGVIDEKLIRMKELAMQASTGTYNSDQRLIIDSEYQAMASEITRIANSTDFNGIYLLNGNLSGTHDGSTLAVTGQLKVHFGTGNDCSEDYYYIQINSSTASALGVGLGAGTGAGASISTQALAQQALDVLNTAIISKDKIRASLGALQNRLENTVTVLEIQSENVAAAESRISDVDVAKEMTQFVRNQIMTQASVSMLAQANSLPRMALSLIG; encoded by the coding sequence ATGTCCCTTATCATCAACAACAACCTGATGGCGATGAACGCCGCCCGCAACCTCGGCACCTCTTACGGCGCCCTGGAACTGTCCACCAGGCGTCTGTCCTCTGGTCTGCGCATCACCCAGGCTGCGGACGACGCCGCCGGTCTGGCCGTCCGCGAGCTCATGCGCGCCGACATCAGCTCCCTGCAGCAGGGCATCCGCAACGCCAACGACGCCATCTCCCTCATCCAGACGGCTGACGGCGCCCTGGGCGTCATCGATGAAAAGCTGATCCGCATGAAGGAACTGGCCATGCAGGCATCCACGGGTACCTACAACTCCGACCAGCGCCTGATCATCGACTCCGAGTATCAGGCCATGGCCTCGGAAATCACCCGTATCGCCAACTCCACGGACTTCAACGGCATCTACCTGCTCAACGGCAACCTCTCCGGCACCCACGACGGATCGACCCTGGCTGTCACCGGTCAGTTGAAGGTCCACTTCGGTACCGGCAACGACTGCTCGGAAGACTACTACTACATCCAGATCAACAGCTCCACGGCCTCGGCCCTGGGTGTCGGCCTGGGTGCAGGCACCGGCGCAGGCGCGTCCATCTCGACCCAGGCGCTGGCCCAGCAGGCTCTTGACGTGCTGAACACCGCCATCATCTCCAAGGACAAGATCCGCGCCAGCCTCGGTGCCCTGCAGAACAGGCTGGAGAACACCGTGACCGTTCTGGAGATTCAGTCCGAGAACGTTGCGGCTGCGGAATCCCGCATCTCCGACGTGGACGTGGCCAAGGAAATGACCCAGTTCGTTCGCAACCAGATCATGACCCAGGCCTCCGTCTCCATGCTGGCCCAGGCCAACTCCCTGCCGCGGATGGCCCTGTCCCTCATCGGCTAG
- the fliD gene encoding flagellar filament capping protein FliD → MADGTYTSGSINFTGLGSGTDFNKLIDGLIDVERTRITRLETWKSSWKSKNDQFASLNTQMLSLKTTLEDFDTINEFLKKTVTSSDTARLTASAESTAMEANTSIEIGQLAANDVHITASGTSSLKTAITSSNTSFTFSYAGKSYTINDIPAGTTLEGFVNLVNNHPDSRNLIRASTVYDGSVYHLQLSGMGQGSKNQLVISDDGGLIFGGSDFLQSQEAVNAQIRVNGFPSAGGGWIERSSNTINDVLEGVTLNLREAEVGKTIKLTTATDASGIKDTVKKFVDAVNTVRAQIIKITSVEEDDSGKATGSLLTGNYGVDMIAQKIKNITAEMGLGFTPWDADTMTGDRLSALSQLGIMTDAEQGSPTYGLLKIDEEVFDKAMKENDPEDIAKLFSAKNFGESQSTDFTFSSLIEGTTKPGAYDVKIVSDGSKIISATINGEEASIDGWEITGKTGDALGMAIRLDNISAGTHNGTVTVKTGKVGEMIDELKQLTKPYNKYTYEGGPLSVLQDNYKDIMESIDDKIAYETTRINKMETNLKLKFSRLDALLGQYELLQGQLESSIAQLTA, encoded by the coding sequence ATGGCAGACGGAACATACACTTCCGGCTCGATCAACTTCACCGGCCTTGGAAGCGGCACCGACTTCAACAAGCTCATCGATGGCCTGATCGATGTGGAACGCACCCGCATCACGAGGCTGGAGACGTGGAAATCGTCGTGGAAATCCAAGAACGACCAGTTCGCCAGCCTGAACACGCAGATGCTTTCCCTCAAGACGACCCTTGAGGATTTCGACACCATCAACGAGTTCCTGAAGAAAACGGTCACCAGCTCCGACACGGCCCGGCTCACCGCCAGCGCCGAAAGCACCGCGATGGAAGCCAACACCTCCATTGAGATCGGCCAGCTCGCCGCCAACGACGTGCACATCACGGCGTCGGGCACCAGCTCGCTCAAGACCGCCATCACCAGCTCCAACACGTCCTTCACCTTTTCCTACGCGGGCAAAAGCTACACCATCAACGACATCCCGGCGGGCACGACCCTGGAAGGATTCGTCAACCTCGTCAACAACCACCCCGACTCGCGCAATCTCATCCGCGCCTCCACGGTATACGACGGCTCGGTCTACCACCTCCAGTTGAGCGGCATGGGCCAGGGCAGCAAGAACCAGCTGGTCATCTCGGACGACGGAGGCCTCATCTTCGGCGGGTCGGACTTTCTGCAGAGCCAGGAGGCAGTCAACGCCCAGATCCGCGTCAACGGGTTCCCGTCTGCGGGCGGCGGCTGGATCGAGCGCTCGTCCAACACCATCAACGACGTGCTCGAAGGGGTCACCCTCAACCTCCGCGAAGCGGAGGTCGGCAAGACAATAAAGCTGACCACGGCCACCGACGCCTCCGGCATCAAGGACACCGTCAAAAAGTTCGTCGATGCGGTCAACACCGTCCGCGCCCAGATCATCAAGATCACCAGCGTGGAAGAGGATGACTCGGGAAAAGCCACGGGGTCCCTCCTCACGGGCAACTACGGCGTTGACATGATCGCCCAGAAAATCAAAAATATCACGGCAGAAATGGGTCTCGGATTCACGCCGTGGGATGCCGACACCATGACCGGCGACCGGCTCTCGGCCCTGTCCCAGCTTGGCATCATGACCGATGCCGAGCAGGGCTCGCCGACCTACGGCCTGCTCAAGATCGATGAGGAAGTCTTTGACAAGGCCATGAAGGAGAACGACCCCGAGGACATCGCCAAACTGTTCTCGGCCAAGAACTTCGGCGAAAGCCAATCCACGGATTTCACCTTCTCCTCGCTCATCGAAGGGACCACCAAGCCCGGCGCGTACGACGTGAAGATCGTCAGCGACGGCAGCAAGATCATCAGCGCCACCATCAACGGCGAGGAGGCGTCCATCGACGGATGGGAGATCACGGGCAAGACGGGCGATGCGCTCGGTATGGCCATCCGCCTGGACAACATTTCGGCGGGTACCCACAACGGGACCGTCACCGTCAAAACGGGCAAGGTCGGCGAAATGATCGACGAGCTCAAGCAACTGACCAAGCCCTACAACAAGTACACCTACGAAGGCGGTCCGCTGTCGGTCCTGCAGGACAACTACAAAGACATCATGGAGTCCATCGACGACAAGATCGCCTATGAGACGACGCGCATCAACAAGATGGAAACCAATCTCAAGCTCAAATTCTCGCGTCTGGACGCCCTGCTCGGCCAGTACGAACTGTTGCAGGGACAGCTTGAGTCTTCCATCGCCCAGTTGACAGCATAG